In Aedes albopictus strain Foshan unplaced genomic scaffold, AalbF5 HiC_scaffold_126, whole genome shotgun sequence, the following proteins share a genomic window:
- the LOC115269053 gene encoding platelet glycoprotein V (The sequence of the model RefSeq protein was modified relative to this genomic sequence to represent the inferred CDS: added 36 bases not found in genome assembly), whose amino-acid sequence MTRLCNRNNNSKIWLLLLALIANGHTLKDTEFEPVEGICDTCTCTVRNESNAQYLSYSILDCSTKNLRHMLASWPDVFDNEQANQEIVFSLSGNDIKSLQQLPATEADLVFSCRHCNLTEMASGAFLDTPNIIRLDLSWNLLTGDALRPDVFRGKYAEQEYESIALDELDLSYNAVDFLDAALFEHMIHLRRLSLAHNPLKKLTDGTVTALGSISRLEHLDLSYAQLDDLPGEMFQKIEGLRELLVQGNQFTVVPSSIRLLKPTLMALYVGENPIQRLDEESFFDLDHLTQLNISGMPLLDDVDTGTFSGLKSLEVLSCSNNPKLVEFDMSDLKGLIRLRQLDISHCAIEHLRLDEPIPVQDETSDIAFIETFPKLRSVKLEGNPWHCDCELYEIIESIKHILEDDDEFQGPHHSSEARCETPYDLSALPLTELAGKSLCSTPPKKVPKIPIYEAPAFLRPRSIVLSLLSVVVVLLIGLIIGVIIVCIKRKLKENDFRFASPVRYTTVRNSTTSTILQA is encoded by the exons ATATGGCTGCTGCTGTTGGCGTTGATAGCCAATGGCCACACCCTGAAGGACACCGAATTCGAGCCAGTGGAAGGCATATGCGACACTTGTACTTGCACCGTCCGCAACGAATCCAACGCCCAGTACCTCAGCTACTCCATACTGGACTGCTCGACGAAGAACCTTCGGCATATGTTGGCCTCTTGGCCGGATGTCTTCGACAACGAGCAAGCCAATCAGGAAATCGTCTTTTCCCTGTCCGGAAATGACATAAAATCGCTGCAGCAGTTGCCGGCCACCGAGGCGGACTTGGTATTCAGCTGTCGGCACTGTAACCTTACCGAGATGGCCAGTGGCGCCTTTCTGGACACGCCCAACATCATCCGGTTGGATCTGAGCTGGAACCTCTTGACGGGAGATGCCTTGCGGCCGGATGTGTTCCGCGGGAAGTACGCCGAACAGGAGTACGAATCTATAGCATTGGACGAGCTGGATTTGAGCTACAATGCGGTAGATTTCCTGGATGCGGCCTTGTTCGAACACATGATTCATCTGAGGCGGCTGTCCTTGGCGCACAATCCGCTGAAGAAGCTAACGGACGGTACGGTGACGGCGCTGGGATCGATCAGTCGACTGGAACATTTGGATTTGTCGTATGCGCAGCTCGATGATCTTCCCGGGGAGATGTTCCAGAAGATCGAAGGCTTGCGGGAGCTGCTGGTACAGGGCAATCAGTTCACGGTGGTGCCCAGTTCCATTAGATTGCTGAAGCCGACACTGATGGCACTGTACGTCGGTGAGAATCCGATTCAGCGACTGGACGAGGAAAGCTTCTTCG acTTGGATCACTTGACTCAGCTGAACATCAGTGGAATGCCACTGCTGGATGATGTCGATACGGGAACCTTCAGTGGACTGAAGTCGTTGGAAGTGTTGTCCTGCAGTAACAACCCCAAGCTGGTGGAGTTTGACATGAGCGACTTGAAAGGATTAATACGGCTGAGACAG CTGGACATCTCCCACTGTGCCATCGAGCATCTCCGCCTGGACGAACCCATCCCGGTGCAGGACGAAACCTCGGACATAGCCTTCATCGAAACGTTTCCCAAGTTGCGCTCCGTCAAGCTGGAAGGCAATCCGTGGCACTGCGATTGCGAACTATACGAGATCATCgaatccatcaagcacatccTCGAGGACGACGACGAGTTCCAAGGCCCGCACCATTCATCCGAAGCTCGCTGCGAGACTCCGTACGACCTGTCGGCACTGCCCCTCACCGAGCTGGCCGGAAAGTCGCTCTGTTCGACTCCGCCgaaaaaagttcctaaaattCCCATCTACGAGGCACCGGCCTTCTTGCGGCCGCGGTCCATTGTGCTGTCGCTCCTGTCGGTGGTGGTGGTCCTGCTGATCGGGCTCATCATCGGCGTCATTATCGTTTGCATCAAGCGCAAGCTGAAGGAAAACGACTTCCGGTTTGCTTCGCCCGTTCGATACACGACGGTGCGGAACAGCACGACGTCGACGATTTTGCAAGCCTAA